One Pygocentrus nattereri isolate fPygNat1 chromosome 12, fPygNat1.pri, whole genome shotgun sequence DNA window includes the following coding sequences:
- the LOC108443878 gene encoding mucin-5AC-like isoform X3 → MPTPAGFPDISTYMQVTSTEMRSTGVTALEVLTRGNSVTTMESVPPTRLLHEQTSTMAEQLPISTTMSTLSQASFTSTETMPVTQDTLSQSATTTADHTTDTSSTPASPSRNQTPSSTTEPEGFKSTTTSTLTQTSLTSTEPTSVTQDTLDISTGQVSQSVPTSADHITDTSSASATPTITQAPSATTEPERFTSTASTLTQTSFTSTIPTSVRQDTLDISTTVVSSTGQLSQSVPTSGDHIADTSSASASPTISQAPSATTEPERFMSTASTLTQTSFTSTIPTSVRQDTLDISTTVVSSTGQLSQSVPTSADHITDTSSASASPTISQAPSATTEPERFTSTASTLTQTSFMATIPTSVRQDTLDISTGQVSQSVPTSADHITDTSSAPATPTTSQAPSATTEPERFTSTASTLTQTSFTSTIPTSVRQDTLDISTTVVSSTGQLSQSAPTSADHITNTSSASASPTISQAPSATTEPERFTSTASTLTQTSFTSTIPTSVRQDTLDISTGQVSSQSVPTSADHIADTSSAPATPTTSQAPSATTKPERFTSTASTLTQTSFTSTIPTSVRQDTLDISTTVVSSTGQLSQSVPTSADHMTDTSSASASPSISQAPSATTEPERFTSTASTLTQTSFTSTIPTSVRQDTLDISTGQVSQSVPTFADHIADTSLAPVTPTTSQAPSATTEPERFTSTASTLTQTSFTSTIPTSVRQDTLDISTTVVSSTGQVSQSVPTSADYITDTSSASASPTIRQAPSATTEPERFMSTASTLTQTSFTSTIPTSVRQDTLDISTGQVSQSVPTSADHIADTSSAPATPTTSQAPSATTKPERFTSTASTLTQTSFTSTIPTSVRQDTLDISTGQVSQSVPTSADHIADTSSAPATPTTSQAPSATTKPESFTSTASTLTQTSFTSTIPTSVRQDTLDISTGQVSQSVPTSADHIADRSSAPATPTISQSPSATTEPERFTSTASTLIQTSFTSTIPTSVRQDTLDISTGQVSQSVRTSADHIADTSSAPASPTISQAPSTTTKPERFTSTASTLTQTSFTSTIPTSVRQDTLDISTGHVSQSVPTSADHIADASSAPATPTISQSPSATTEPERFTSTASTLTQTSFTSTIPTSVRQDTLDISTGQVSQSVPTSADHIADTSSAPATPTISQAPSATTKPERFMSTASTLTQTSFTSTIPTSVRQDTLDISTGQVSQSVPTFADHIADTSLAPVTPTTSQAPSATTEPERFTSTASTLTQTSFTSTIPTSVRQDTLDISTTVVSSTGQVSQSVPTSADHIADTSSAPATPTISQSPSATTEPESFTSTASTLIQTSFTSTIPTSVRQDTLDISTGQLSQSVPTSADHIADTSSAPATPTTSQAPSATTEPERFTSTASTLTQTSFTSTIPTSVRQDTLDISTGQVSQSVPTSADHIADTSSAPATPTISQSPSATTEPERFTSTASTLIQTSFTSTIPTSVRQDTLDISTGQVSQSVRTSADHIADTSSAPASPTISQAPSTTTKPERFTSTASTLTQTLFTSTIPTSVRQDTLDISTGHVSQSVPTSADHIADASSAPATPTISQSPSATTEPERFTSTASTLTQTSFTSTIPTSVRQDTLDISTGQVSQSVPTSADHIADTSSAPATPTTSQAPSATTKPERFTSTASTLTQTSFTSTIPTSVRQDTLDISTTVVSSTGQLSQSVPTSADHIADTSSPPASPTISQAPSATTKPERFMSTASTLTQTSFTSTIPTSVRQDTLDISTGQVSQSVPTSADHIADTSSAPASPTISQAPSTTTKPEIFTSTASTLTQTSFTSTIPTSVRQDTLDISTGQVSQSVPTSADHIADTSSAPATPTRSQAPSATTKPERFTSTASTLTQTSFTSTIPTSVRQDTFDISTGQVSQSVPTSADHIADTSSAPATPTRSQAPSSTTEPERFSGSFLTTVVSSTGQPSQSATATPDHTTETSSAPGLPVASSTKGEAPESSTKSFQSTMFMSKTGMTSKTESLSLTSPDESVAQGQVTSPRTGTTTVSPTTPGAYSTVAAVLPESPIGTPSTATAAAPIPIITSTSASWTSSQATTTKPVPGEGVIILIVRIQQVFIPAYNDNSSTEYNTLVNNITAELNRGFRELFPLTFLRCYVLRLWNGSVGVDTQIIFKNETVLPNATVLTDSLKSAINASKVFLNIIPSSIMAVSTTRPASSTKLTTTPDVTSLTSASSAGASNTNSNYFIILYVAVAIAFCGIAAFLFFWRRRRKTKMNRIMDGPLYDNVPRAQITEQTTETAPTENMRDTELN, encoded by the exons ATGCCTACACCTGCAGGTTTCCCAGACATTTCAACATATATGCAAGTAACATCAACAGAAATGAGATCAACAGGGGTGACTGCATTGGAGGTTTTGACCAGAGGCAACTCTGTAACTACAAtggaatcagtacctccaacaCGGTTACTTCATGAACAAACTTCTACCATGGCTGAGCAACTGCCCATTTCTACAACAATGTCTACTTTGAGCCAAGCCTCATTCACATCAACCGAGACAATGCCTGTGACACAGGATACACTGAGTCAGTCTGCCACCACTACAGCTGACCATACCACTGATACAAGCTCAACACCAGCATCGCCTAGCAGAAATCAGACTCCTTCATCTACTACTGAACCAGAAGGATTCAAGTCTACAACAACATCTACATTGACCCAAACCTCACTCACATCAACTGAACCAACATCTGTGACACAGGATACACTTGATATTTCAACTGGTCAAGTGAGTCAGTCTGTCCCCACTTCAGCTGACCATATCACTGATACAAGTTCAGCATCAGCAACACCAACTATAACTCAGGCTCCTTCAGCAACTACTGAACCAGAAAGATTCACGTCTACAGCATCTACTTTGACCCAAACCTCATTCACATCAACTATACCAACATCTGTGAGACAGGATACACTTGATATTTCAACTACTGTAGTTTCTTCCACTGGTCAACTGAGTCAGTCTGTCCCCACTTCAGGTGACCATATCGCTGATACAAGTTCAGCATCAGCATCGCCAACTATAAGTCAGGCTCCTTCAGCTACTACTGAACCAGAAAGATTCATGTCTACAGCATCTACTTTGACCCAAACCTCATTCACATCAACTATACCAACATCTGTCAGACAGGATACACTTGATATTTCAACTACTGTAGTTTCTTCCACTGGTCAACTGAGTCAGTCTGTCCCCACTTCAGCTGACCATATCACTGATACAAGTTCAGCATCAGCATCGCCAACTATAAGTCAGGCTCCTTCAGCTACTACTGAACCAGAAAGATTCACATCTACAGCATCTACTTTGACCCAAACCTCATTCATGGCAACTATACCAACATCTGTGAGACAGGATACACTTGATATTTCAACTGGTCAAGTGAGTCAGTCTGTCCCCACTTCAGCTGACCATATCACTGATACAAGTTCAGCACCAGCAACACCAACTACAAGTCAGGCTCCTTCAGCTACTACTGAACCAGAAAGATTCACGTCTACAGCATCTACTTTGACCCAAACCTCATTCACATCAACTATACCAACATCTGTGAGACAGGATACACTTGATATTTCAACTACTGTAGTTTCTTCCACTGGTCAACTGAGTCAGTCTGCTCCCACTTCAGCTGACCATATCACTAATACAAGTTCAGCATCAGCATCGCCAACTATAAGTCAGGCTCCTTCAGCTACTACTGAACCAGAAAGATTCACGTCTACAGCATCTACTTTGACCCAAACCTCATTCACGTCAACTATACCAACATCTGTGAGACAGGATACACTTGATATTTCAACTGGTCAAGTGTCAAGTCAGTCTGTCCCCACTTCAGCTGACCATATCGCTGATACAAGTTCGGCACCAGCAACACCAACTACAAGTCAGGCTCCTTCAGCTACTACTAAACCAGAAAGATTCACGTCTACAGCATCTACTTTGACCCAAACCTCATTCACATCAACTATACCAACATCTGTCAGACAGGATACACTTGATATTTCAACTACTGTAGTTTCTTCCACTGGTCAACTGAGTCAGTCTGTCCCCACTTCAGCTGACCATATGACTGATACAAGTTCAGCATCAGCATCGCCAAGTATAAGTCAGGCTCCTTCAGCTACTACTGAACCAGAAAGATTCACCTCTACAGCATCTACTTTGACCCAAACCTCATTCACGTCAACTATACCAACATCTGTGAGACAGGATACACTTGATATTTCAACTGGTCAAGTGAGTCAGTCTGTCCCCACTTTTGCTGACCATATCGCTGATACAAGTTTGGCACCAGTAACACCAACTACAAGTCAGGCTCCTTCAGCTACTACTGAACCAGAAAGATTCACGTCTACAGCATCTACTTTGACCCAAACCTCATTCACGTCAACTATACCAACATCTGTGAGACAGGATACACTTGATATTTCAACTACTGTAGTTTCTTCCACTGGTCAAGTGAGTCAGTCTGTCCCCACTTCAGCTGACTATATCACTGATACAAGTTCAGCATCAGCATCGCCAACTATACGTCAGGCTCCTTCAGCTACTACTGAACCAGAAAGATTCATGTCTACAGCATCTACTTTGACCCAAACCTCATTCACGTCAACTATACCAACATCTGTGAGACAGGATACACTTGATATTTCAACTGGTCAAGTGAGTCAGTCTGTCCCCACTTCAGCTGACCATATCGCTGATACAAGTTCGGCACCAGCAACACCAACTACAAGTCAGGCTCCTTCAGCTACTACTAAACCAGAAAGATTCACGTCTACAGCATCTACTTTGACCCAAACCTCATTCACGTCAACTATACCAACATCTGTGAGACAGGATACACTTGATATTTCAACTGGTCAAGTGAGTCAGTCTGTCCCCACTTCAGCTGACCATATCGCTGATACAAGTTCGGCACCAGCAACACCAACTACAAGTCAGGCTCCTTCAGCTACTACTAAACCAGAAAGTTTCACGTCTACAGCATCTACTTTGACCCAAACCTCATTCACGTCAACTATACCAACATCTGTGAGACAGGATACACTTGATATTTCAACTGGTCAAGTGAGTCAGTCTGTCCCCACTTCAGCTGACCATATCGCTGATAGAAGTTCGGCACCAGCAACACCAACTATAAGTCAGTCTCCTTCAGCTACAACTGAACCAGAAAGGTTCACGTCTACAGCATCTACTTTGATCCAAACCTCATTCACATCAACTATACCAACATCTGTGAGACAGGATACACTTGATATTTCAACTGGTCAAGTGAGTCAGTCTGTCCGCACTTCAGCTGACCATATCGCTGATACAAGTTCAGCACCAGCATCACCAACTATAAGTCAGGCTCCTTCAACTACTACTAAACCAGAAAGATTCACATCTACAGCATCTACTTTGACCCAAACCTCATTCACGTCAACTATACCAACATCTGTGAGACAGGATACACTTGATATTTCAACTGGTCACGTGAGTCAGTCTGTCCCCACTTCAGCTGACCATATCGCTGATGCAAGTTCAGCACCAGCAACACCAACTATAAGTCAGTCTCCTTCAGCTACTACTGAACCAGAAAGATTCACGTCTACAGCATCTACTTTGACCCAAACCTCATTCACGTCAACTATACCAACATCTGTGAGACAGGATACACTTGATATTTCAACTGGTCAAGTGAGTCAGTCTGTCCCCACTTCAGCTGACCATATCGCTGATACAAGTTCGGCACCAGCAACACCAACTATAAGTCAGGCTCCTTCAGCTACTACTAAACCAGAAAGATTCATGTCTACAGCATCTACTTTGACCCAAACCTCATTCACGTCAACTATACCAACATCTGTGAGACAGGATACACTTGATATTTCAACTGGTCAAGTGAGTCAGTCTGTCCCCACTTTTGCTGACCATATCGCTGATACAAGTTTGGCACCAGTAACACCAACTACAAGTCAGGCTCCTTCAGCTACTACTGAACCAGAAAGATTCACGTCTACAGCATCTACTTTGACCCAAACCTCATTCACGTCAACTATACCAACATCTGTGAGACAGGATACACTTGATATTTCAACTACTGTAGTTTCTTCCACTGGTCAAGTGAGTCAGTCTGTCCCCACTTCAGCTGACCATATCGCTGATACAAGTTCGGCACCAGCAACACCAACTATAAGTCAGTCTCCTTCAGCTACTACTGAACCAGAAAGTTTCACGTCTACAGCATCTACTTTGATCCAAACCTCATTCACATCAACTATACCAACATCTGTGAGACAGGATACACTTGATATTTCAACTGGTCAACTGAGTCAGTCTGTCCCCACTTCAGCTGACCATATCGCTGATACAAGTTCAGCACCAGCAACACCAACTACAAGTCAGGCTCCTTCAGCTACTACTGAACCAGAAAGATTCACGTCTACAGCATCTACTTTGACCCAAACCTCATTCACGTCAACTATACCAACATCTGTGAGACAGGATACACTTGATATTTCAACTGGTCAAGTGAGTCAGTCTGTCCCCACTTCAGCTGACCATATCGCTGATACAAGTTCGGCACCAGCAACACCAACTATAAGTCAGTCTCCTTCAGCTACTACTGAACCAGAAAGGTTCACGTCTACAGCATCTACTTTGATCCAAACCTCATTCACATCAACTATACCAACATCTGTGAGACAGGATACACTTGATATTTCAACTGGTCAAGTGAGTCAGTCTGTCCGCACTTCAGCTGACCATATCGCTGATACAAGTTCAGCACCAGCATCACCAACTATAAGTCAGGCTCCTTCAACTACTACTAAACCAGAAAGATTCACATCTACAGCATCTACTTTGACCCAAACCTTATTCACGTCAACTATACCAACATCTGTGAGACAGGATACACTTGATATTTCAACTGGTCACGTGAGTCAGTCTGTCCCCACTTCAGCTGACCATATCGCTGATGCAAGTTCAGCACCAGCAACACCAACTATAAGTCAGTCTCCTTCAGCTACTACTGAACCAGAAAGATTCACGTCTACAGCATCTACTTTGACCCAAACCTCATTCACGTCAACTATACCAACATCTGTGAGACAGGATACACTTGATATTTCAACTGGTCAAGTGAGTCAGTCTGTCCCCACTTCAGCTGACCATATCGCTGATACAAGTTCGGCACCAGCAACACCAACTACAAGTCAGGCTCCTTCAGCTACTACTAAACCAGAAAGATTCACGTCTACAGCATCTACTTTGACCCAAACCTCATTCACGTCAACTATACCAACATCTGTGAGGCAGGATACACTTGATATTTCAACTACTGTAGTTTCTTCCACTGGTCAACTGAGTCAGTCTGTTCCCACTTCAGCTGACCATATCGCTGATACAAGTTCACCACCAGCATCACCAACTATAAGTCAGGCTCCTTCAGCTACTACTAAACCAGAAAGATTCATGTCTACAGCATCTACTTTGACCCAAACCTCATTCACGTCAACTATACCAACATCTGTGAGACAGGATACACTTGATATTTCAACTGGTCAAGTGAGTCAGTCTGTCCCCACTTCAGCTGACCATATCGCTGATACAAGTTCAGCACCAGCATCACCAACTATAAGTCAGGCTCCTTCAACTACTACTAAACCAGAAATATTTACATCTACAGCATCTACTTTGACCCAAACCTCATTCACGTCAACTATACCAACATCTGTGAGACAGGATACACTTGATATTTCAACTGGTCAAGTGAGTCAGTCTGTCCCCACTTCAGCTGACCATATCGCTGATACAAGTTCGGCACCAGCAACACCAACAAGAAGTCAGGCTCCTTCAGCTACTACTAAACCAGAAAGATTCACGTCTACAGCATCTACTTTGACCCAAACCTCATTCACGTCAACTATACCAACATCTGTGAGACAGGatacatttgatatttcaaCTGGTCAAGTGAGTCAGTCTGTCCCCACTTCAGCTGACCATATCGCTGATACAAGTTCAGCACCAGCAACACCAACAAGAAGTCAGGCTCCTTCATCTACTACTGAACCAGAAAGATTCTCTGGCTCTTTTTTAACAACTGTCGTTTCTTCCACTGGTCAACCAAGTCAGTCTGCCACAGCTACACCTGACCATACCACCGAGACAAGTTCAGCACCAGGATTACCAGTGGCATCATCTACCAAAGGTGAGGCTCCTGAGTCTTCAACTAAATCTTTCCAAAGTACTATGTTCATGTCCAAAACGGGTATGACTTCAAAGACAGAATCTTTATCATTAACTTCACCTGATGAATCTGTAGCACAAGGACAGGTCACTTCACCCAGAACTGGGACGACAACTGTGTCTCCAACTACACCTGGAGCCTACTCAACTGTGGCTGCAGTTTTGCCTGAATCCCCAATCGGTACACCCTCTACAGCCACAGCTGCTGCACCGATTCCAATAATAACCTCTACTTCTGCCAGTTGGACATCTTCTCAAGCTACCACAACTAAGCCCGTGCCAGGAGAAGGAGTGATTATTTTAATAGTTCGAATTCAGCAAGTCTTCATTCCCGCTTACAATGATAATTCCTCAACTGAGTACAATACTCTGGTCAACAATATCACTGCTGAG CTGAACCGAGGCTTTAGGGAGCTGTTTCCCCTCACATTTCTCCGATGCTATGTCTTAAGACTCTG GAATGGTTCAGTAGGTGTGGACACTCAGAtaatctttaaaaatgaaacagttcTTCCAAATGCAACAGTCTTGACTGATTCCCTGAAATCAGCAATAAACGCTTCAAAAGTTTTCCTGAATATCATTCCATCCAGTATCATGGCTG TTTCTACCACAAGACCTGCCAGTAGCACTAAACTGACCACAACTCCAG atgtGACCTCCCTGACCTCTGCATCCAGTGCTGGAGCATCAAATACAAACAGTA ACTATTTCATAATTCTGTATGTAGCTGTTGCCATTGCATTTTGTGGGATTGCAGCTTTCCTATTTTTTTGGAGACG AAGAAGGAAAACTAAGATGAACAGAATTATGGATGGACCATTGTACGACAATGTACCCCGTGCTCAAAT AACTGaacaaaccactgaaactgCACCAACAGAGAATATGAGGGACACAGAGCTTAATTAA